The following are encoded together in the Mumia sp. Pv4-285 genome:
- a CDS encoding GNAT family N-acetyltransferase, with translation MDGLRQARADDLDAIVSVFLDCWTISYRRDLPAEIVDRITPESAHSLWVTALDNPALTVLVDIHDDDLVGVASYSMPSADEGYLASLYVDPSAQGVGVGRRLIATIEERLRESGATRATPWVFAANAPSIAFYEKRGWTLTGETATLSEWGQPQARMVKDL, from the coding sequence ATGGACGGCCTCCGGCAGGCACGCGCAGACGACCTCGACGCCATCGTGAGCGTGTTCCTCGACTGCTGGACGATCAGCTACCGGCGCGACCTTCCGGCTGAGATCGTCGACCGGATCACCCCGGAGAGCGCCCACAGCCTCTGGGTCACCGCGCTGGACAACCCGGCCCTCACCGTCCTCGTCGACATCCACGACGATGACCTCGTCGGCGTCGCGTCGTACTCGATGCCGAGCGCGGACGAGGGCTACCTCGCGTCGCTCTACGTGGACCCGTCGGCGCAGGGTGTCGGAGTCGGACGGCGACTCATCGCGACCATCGAAGAGCGGCTGCGCGAGAGCGGAGCGACACGAGCCACCCCGTGGGTCTTCGCTGCCAACGCACCGTCCATCGCCTTCTACGAGAAGCGGGGTTGGACCCTCACTGGCGAGACAGCGACGC
- a CDS encoding M50 family metallopeptidase, with protein sequence MTTDDVISRLATTDPTAFTSTDVAVWAFAVGIAAALVVDPQWRRTSVVVTVAHELGHALGGVFAGRKLTALRIRLDASGVTHTRGKSSGFGMVVCAWAGYPAPAIAGLLAVLVAVRGWAAPGLFVLAILFAVCLFWARSAFTVLVLLACVAGAGALWWWGSEGVQSGTAVGVGAFLVLGGFRAVVDTWRSRQWHRSRGESDAVALEMLTRVPASVWLASFWLATAACAGGAVWMLWATSAQALG encoded by the coding sequence GTGACCACGGACGATGTCATCTCGCGCCTCGCGACGACCGATCCCACGGCGTTCACGTCGACCGATGTCGCCGTGTGGGCGTTCGCGGTCGGGATCGCCGCGGCGTTGGTCGTCGACCCGCAGTGGCGCCGCACGAGTGTGGTCGTGACCGTCGCGCATGAGCTCGGGCATGCACTGGGTGGTGTGTTCGCGGGTCGCAAGCTGACTGCGCTGCGTATTCGCCTCGACGCGTCCGGCGTCACCCACACACGGGGCAAGTCGAGCGGGTTCGGGATGGTCGTCTGTGCGTGGGCGGGCTACCCGGCGCCAGCGATCGCGGGACTGCTCGCGGTGCTTGTGGCCGTCCGCGGTTGGGCCGCACCTGGGTTGTTCGTCCTCGCGATCCTGTTTGCAGTGTGCTTGTTCTGGGCGCGCAGTGCGTTCACGGTTCTGGTGCTGCTCGCGTGCGTCGCCGGGGCGGGCGCGCTGTGGTGGTGGGGGAGCGAGGGCGTTCAGAGCGGTACGGCGGTGGGTGTCGGCGCGTTTCTCGTGCTCGGCGGATTCCGGGCGGTCGTCGACACGTGGCGCAGCCGGCAGTGGCACCGGAGTCGCGGCGAGTCCGATGCCGTTGCGCTCGAGATGCTGACGCGGGTGCCTGCGTCGGTGTGGCTCGCGTCGTTCTGGCTCGCGACCGCCGCGTGCGCGGGCGGTGCGGTGTGGATGCTGTGGGCGACCTCCGCGCAAGCGTTGGGGTAG
- a CDS encoding MmcQ/YjbR family DNA-binding protein codes for MAHPVMYSDDDPGLAELRKICFGFPGAEERVSHGRPTFRCGKIFAAFGGSEKLRPGEHRRVGSALIVKVDESELQAIDEDPRFFLPAYYGPFGWRALDLADPEVDWGEVAELVDASYRLIAPKRKIAELDALSQE; via the coding sequence ATGGCGCATCCGGTGATGTACAGCGACGACGACCCAGGGCTGGCGGAGCTCCGCAAGATCTGCTTCGGCTTCCCCGGTGCGGAGGAGCGAGTTTCACACGGGCGGCCGACGTTTCGGTGCGGCAAGATCTTCGCCGCATTCGGTGGTTCGGAGAAGCTGCGACCGGGCGAGCACCGCCGGGTCGGCAGCGCATTGATCGTGAAGGTCGACGAGTCGGAGTTGCAGGCGATCGACGAGGATCCGCGGTTCTTCCTCCCCGCCTACTACGGGCCGTTCGGCTGGCGCGCTCTCGACCTGGCGGACCCCGAGGTGGACTGGGGCGAGGTCGCCGAGCTCGTCGATGCCTCGTACCGACTGATCGCGCCCAAGCGCAAGATCGCCGAGCTCGACGCCCTGTCTCAGGAGTAG
- a CDS encoding DUF6318 family protein — translation MMYARVAAATLVLLAVAACSGGDPADGEPTTAGTPSASPSPTPTLAPPTIPPEAQEHSADGAAAFVKYYVSLVNYAATSGDTTPLSSNASSNCGSCTRLADRYATIYRGGGSSENPKWAANVTSSQLIDGAFFVTVDLSTAAHRWRRTADARFTEVPAGRHADIYSVKWTGTNWTIDRLVPQEVPE, via the coding sequence ATGATGTACGCCCGGGTGGCCGCGGCCACGCTGGTCCTGCTCGCCGTCGCTGCATGCTCCGGAGGCGACCCGGCCGATGGAGAGCCGACGACCGCGGGTACGCCGAGCGCCTCCCCGTCGCCCACACCGACGCTCGCGCCCCCAACCATCCCACCCGAAGCGCAGGAGCACAGCGCCGACGGAGCCGCCGCCTTCGTGAAGTACTACGTCTCGCTCGTGAACTACGCGGCGACATCCGGCGACACGACTCCGCTCAGTTCAAATGCCAGTTCCAATTGCGGCAGCTGCACTCGCCTCGCGGACCGATACGCAACGATCTACAGAGGAGGTGGCAGCTCGGAGAATCCCAAATGGGCAGCCAATGTCACTTCCAGTCAGCTGATCGATGGAGCCTTCTTCGTGACCGTCGACCTGTCGACTGCTGCACACCGATGGCGACGGACCGCTGATGCCCGATTCACGGAGGTTCCAGCGGGAAGACACGCAGACATCTACAGCGTGAAGTGGACCGGCACCAACTGGACGATCGACCGCCTAGTACCGCAGGAAGTCCCGGAATGA
- a CDS encoding potassium channel family protein, whose translation MDTDERKRRTPRHDRYGLVLILLLVVMFFVPLDASALRPVVTALLGAVLLFAQRTSGARRSVVWASLVLIVVAVIASGAAQWAGEDAAQLVYSSIVLVLCLATIGTIGVHLVNDPSLDVHAVLGVIAVFVLVGLAFAAIFAILDNVQGGFFAQDVSGNPGVDYFYFSFTTITTAGFGDLTPAKDLGKMFVAFEALIGQVYLVTVVSLAVSGVSRRRRGGE comes from the coding sequence GTGGACACCGACGAGCGCAAGAGACGTACGCCGCGGCACGACCGCTACGGGCTCGTGCTGATCCTGCTTCTCGTCGTCATGTTCTTCGTCCCGCTCGACGCCTCGGCACTGCGTCCCGTGGTCACCGCGCTGCTCGGCGCTGTGCTTCTGTTCGCCCAGCGGACGTCGGGGGCGCGGCGGAGCGTGGTGTGGGCGTCGCTCGTCCTCATCGTCGTCGCCGTGATCGCATCGGGGGCAGCGCAGTGGGCGGGCGAAGACGCCGCCCAGCTCGTGTACTCGTCGATCGTCCTCGTGCTGTGTCTGGCCACGATCGGGACGATCGGCGTGCACTTGGTCAACGATCCGTCTCTCGATGTCCACGCCGTGCTCGGCGTCATTGCGGTCTTCGTGCTGGTGGGGCTCGCGTTCGCTGCGATCTTCGCGATTCTCGACAACGTCCAGGGTGGCTTCTTCGCGCAGGACGTGTCCGGCAATCCTGGGGTCGACTACTTTTACTTCAGCTTCACCACCATCACGACCGCCGGATTCGGTGACCTCACCCCTGCCAAGGATCTTGGCAAGATGTTCGTGGCGTTCGAGGCGCTGATCGGTCAGGTCTATCTCGTGACCGTCGTCTCCCTCGCGGTGTCGGGTGTCAGCCGCCGGCGGCGCGGCGGCGAGTGA
- a CDS encoding DUF1330 domain-containing protein — translation MTAYAIAHMREVTMGPGIVEYLERIEQTLAPHGGQFAVHGADVEAMEGVWPGTIVVIAFPDKQRAAAWYASEAYQAILPLRTENAVADVIIVDGVDADHRATDVLGAAAS, via the coding sequence ATGACCGCCTATGCGATCGCCCACATGCGCGAAGTGACGATGGGTCCAGGGATCGTCGAGTACCTCGAGCGCATCGAGCAGACCCTCGCGCCGCACGGTGGCCAGTTCGCCGTGCACGGCGCTGACGTCGAGGCGATGGAGGGCGTGTGGCCCGGCACGATCGTGGTGATCGCCTTTCCTGACAAGCAGCGGGCGGCGGCTTGGTACGCATCGGAGGCCTACCAGGCGATCCTGCCGTTGCGGACGGAGAACGCCGTCGCGGACGTGATCATCGTGGACGGCGTCGATGCTGACCACCGAGCGACGGACGTGCTCGGCGCCGCAGCGAGCTGA
- a CDS encoding ArsR/SmtB family transcription factor has translation MMTDDELDLVFGALADPTRRAILGKLAQGDASVNELTGMFAMSQPAVSRHLKVLERAGLVSRSQQGTMRLSHLEADALREATDWLADYRAYWEASYARLDALLAEIDPPSDPS, from the coding sequence ATGATGACGGACGACGAGCTCGACCTCGTGTTCGGGGCCCTCGCGGACCCGACCCGGCGGGCGATCCTGGGCAAGCTGGCCCAGGGCGACGCCAGCGTCAACGAGCTCACGGGGATGTTCGCGATGTCGCAGCCGGCGGTGTCGCGCCACCTCAAGGTCCTCGAGCGGGCGGGGCTGGTGTCCCGCTCGCAGCAAGGCACGATGCGGCTCAGCCACCTCGAGGCCGACGCACTCCGGGAAGCCACCGACTGGCTCGCGGACTACCGCGCGTACTGGGAGGCCAGCTACGCCCGGCTCGATGCGCTGCTCGCCGAGATCGACCCGCCGTCCGACCCGTCCTGA